DNA sequence from the Deinococcus aerolatus genome:
CGCCACCCCCTCCTTGGCAAAAATCCCGGTGGATTTGCTGGTCAGGTCACCCAGTATATTGGTGCGGGCCTCTTTGAGCTTCAAGACCACCGTAGATTTGTTAGGCGCGGTGATGCTGGTCACGCCCGAGAGATGATAGGCATTGCCTGAGGCCGTCTTGGGGTCCATCAGGCGTTTGAGGCTATATACCACGTCATCGGCAGTCATGACGCGCCCATTGCTGAATTTCACGCCGGAACGCAGGGTGAATGTCCAGGTCTTGCCCGCGTCGCTATTCTTCCACGACGTTGCCAGGGCGGGAATCAAGTTGCCCTGGGGATCAATGGCCACCAATGTTTCCAGGACGTTCTCCAGAACCTGGAAGGAACTGTAGGCGCTGGATGCGTGCGGGTCCAGGCTGGCGGGTTCCTGGGACCACACAGCCTTGAGGGTGCCACCCTTTTGAACGGTCTGGGCGTGGGCCAGTGGCGCAGCCACAAGGGCCAGGGAGAGGGCAGTGGTCAGCGTGCGAGACAGGCGTGAGGTGAGCTGTTTCATTTCATTCCTCCATCGATGCGGGGGACGGGCGTGAGGTGCGCGGCTTTCTGGGTGGGCCGGATCTGGGGCCGCTGGGATTGATGGGCGCGCTGGGATTGAAACTCCGGATTGACCGTATTCCAGTCCCAGACGGTCTTACGAATGTCAATGACCTGAACGGTGTCGTACTCCATAACCTCCGACTGGTGAAAGAAGCGCTGGGTAAAATCGAACAGGCTGTGGATGTCCGGGTGCATGGACTCCACGATCACGTTGCGCTGGCCCAGGCCCACGCCCAGGTAGCACACCAGCGGTGACGCCTGAATCCGGTCACAAAACTCGTTCAGTGCAGCAGGTTGGATGCGGAGATAGGTGCTGGCCAGCACTGGCACCCCCAGACTGATTGGATCGGCCACAGCGATGATGCGGATGGAACCCGACTCGGTCAGGACATTCACGCGGTTACGAACTGTGCCTTCGGTAACACCCACTTGCCGAGCAATTTCACGGAAAGGCGTGCGCCCGTCGATTCGGAGGACCTTCAGAATGTGCCAGTCGGTTTCATCAAGTTCAAGCACCTGACCTCCTTTCTCTATCTGGATTTTTCACAGGCTACGCAGCACGAGCGGTGCGTAGTTGTTGTGAATGCGTAGTAGCTTGTCGGAGATTTTACGCACAATGAATTAAAAATGCAATTGAGGTACGCATTGCGAATTTCTGGTGTACTCGAACTGTCTTCAGTATTTGCTCGGCCTCTCGCGCTTTTTTCCTATGTTTGACTGTGGCGGGCCGCTCGCTCACCAGTCGCTCGGTGTTGCAGAGCCAGACAGAGGGTGGCGTGATATTTAAGCTGGACCTCTGGAGTTTTCAGATTCACGGTCAGCAGAGCGTTGCGCGGCTCTCTGTATCAGCAGCGTGAGCGCGTCCTGACCAGTACGCAGTAAGACAATTCTCACGCCACAACTCTTACCTGTCAGGGAATCACGCCTTCAAACAGCATGCCCCGGCGGTCCTCGGTGACGTCCCGAAACAGTTCAGGGAACAGGCTGGGCATGCCATGGTTCGCAGAGCGCAGGTGGGATTCAATGTGTGCGTGGGAGCGCTGGTTGGGCAACACGAGCAGATTGCCCGGGTCATTGTTGGTGCCGTCGCGGTGGTGGACGATTGCGCCGGGGGCCAGAAGCCAGGCTGGCAGCTGCTCGGCCAGGACGCGGTGCAGGGAGCGAGCTTTGCCCGTCGCCTTGTCCCGTATTTTCCAGTCGCCCTTACGCTCCCTCACCCCTTGAGCTCCCGGCCTACTGGCACGGCCATTCCCCTTACTCAGGCCAGACTACGCCGCGAGTGGACCGAGTGAGGTCAATCCGCCGCACTCGCCCAACTTCCCAGCGGCAATTCATT
Encoded proteins:
- a CDS encoding Lrp/AsnC family transcriptional regulator; this encodes MLELDETDWHILKVLRIDGRTPFREIARQVGVTEGTVRNRVNVLTESGSIRIIAVADPISLGVPVLASTYLRIQPAALNEFCDRIQASPLVCYLGVGLGQRNVIVESMHPDIHSLFDFTQRFFHQSEVMEYDTVQVIDIRKTVWDWNTVNPEFQSQRAHQSQRPQIRPTQKAAHLTPVPRIDGGMK
- a CDS encoding HNH endonuclease; the encoded protein is MRERKGDWKIRDKATGKARSLHRVLAEQLPAWLLAPGAIVHHRDGTNNDPGNLLVLPNQRSHAHIESHLRSANHGMPSLFPELFRDVTEDRRGMLFEGVIP